A single genomic interval of Chloroherpetonaceae bacterium harbors:
- the bshA gene encoding N-acetyl-alpha-D-glucosaminyl L-malate synthase BshA has translation MVTQCLKIGITCYPTYGGSGVVATELGKALAERGHIVHFISYSLPFRLRRFSENIFYHEVEISNYPLFEFPPYSISLASKMAEVMCYEELDLLHVHYAIPHAISAFLAREIQRDRLSLAQVCKETKVITTLHGTDITLVGTDPGLSGAVRLGINRSDGVTAVSEFLRRKTIEDFSPTKPIEVIKNFVDTKEFFRRPEAERLRAAFATKEEKIVVHLSNFRPAKRVKDVVRVFEKVSREIPARLLLIGDGPERSEAEHLARELKISEAVRFLGKQEAVVELLSIADVMLMPSESESFGLAALEAMACGVPVVCTNIGGLPELVKHNYNGFLASVGAIDEMAAHISQLLSDNARWESFSHNARKTALCFDTDCIVPIYERYYAKVLNE, from the coding sequence ATGGTTACGCAGTGCCTAAAAATTGGCATAACCTGCTATCCGACTTACGGCGGCAGCGGAGTGGTTGCAACAGAGCTGGGTAAAGCACTCGCCGAGCGTGGACACATTGTGCACTTCATCAGCTACAGCTTGCCTTTCCGCTTGCGCCGTTTCTCTGAAAACATTTTCTACCACGAAGTTGAAATCAGCAACTATCCGCTCTTCGAGTTTCCGCCTTACTCGATTTCACTCGCCTCAAAAATGGCAGAGGTGATGTGCTACGAAGAATTGGATTTGCTTCATGTGCATTATGCGATTCCGCACGCAATCAGCGCCTTTCTGGCACGCGAAATTCAACGCGACCGACTTAGCCTTGCCCAAGTGTGCAAAGAAACCAAAGTGATCACGACCTTGCACGGCACAGACATTACACTGGTGGGCACAGACCCCGGCCTAAGTGGTGCAGTGCGACTTGGAATTAACCGCTCCGATGGCGTAACCGCCGTGTCTGAATTTCTGAGACGCAAAACAATTGAAGACTTCTCACCCACAAAGCCCATAGAAGTTATCAAGAATTTTGTAGATACGAAGGAATTTTTCCGTCGCCCTGAGGCAGAGCGGCTGCGCGCCGCCTTCGCCACAAAAGAAGAAAAGATTGTAGTGCATCTGTCGAACTTCCGTCCAGCTAAGCGGGTGAAAGATGTGGTGCGGGTCTTTGAAAAGGTAAGCCGAGAGATACCCGCACGCCTGCTGCTGATTGGGGATGGCCCTGAACGCTCCGAAGCCGAACACCTTGCACGTGAGCTGAAAATCTCAGAAGCAGTGCGCTTTCTTGGCAAGCAAGAAGCAGTAGTCGAGCTGCTGTCCATAGCTGATGTGATGCTGATGCCCAGTGAGTCAGAATCGTTCGGACTGGCTGCACTGGAAGCCATGGCTTGTGGCGTGCCAGTGGTCTGCACAAACATCGGAGGATTACCCGAACTGGTAAAGCACAACTACAATGGTTTCCTTGCCAGCGTCGGCGCAATTGACGAAATGGCTGCCCACATTAGTCAACTTCTTTCGGATAATGCGCGCTGGGAGAGCTTTTCTCATAATGCGCGCAAGACCGCGCTCTGCTTCGATACCGACTGCATCGTGCCAATCTATGAGCGATACTACGCCAAAGTTTTAAATGAATGA